The Limnohabitans sp. region GCTGCGCATCCACCGTTTCGATCCAAATGATGCACAGTTCGACGATGCCCTGGTCTCTTCCGCTGTCGTTTGGTTCAGGAAGCAGCGCCCACAATTGAATCATCATGTGAATTTCACCTATGGGGGTACTCTCGCCGCACCTGTTCTAGCGAGAGATGTGGCGGTGGCCGACCTAGCCGATGAGACCAAGTGGACACGATTTCCGCGTCAGTCCGTTCGCTTAGCCACAGTTGGTCCCGTTTTGTCCGACCTCTTTGATATCAAGCGTGGCCTCGCTACTGGCGATAATGGATTTTTCATACTTGATCGGCAACGAATTGAAGAACTCGGTTTGCCGATGAATCAGTTTCGCCCAATTTTGCCCAGTCCACGCCACTTGCAGAACGATGAGATAGTTGCGGACGAGCATGGCGTGCCGCTTATCGATCGCCCATTGTTTCTGCTTGATTGCCGGTTGTCGCCAGAGGATATTCAGACTCAATTTCCTGCTTTGTGGGCTTATCTGCAAAGCGGCCTGGAAACTGTAGCAAAAGCTTACCTGTGCAGCAATCGTCGTAATGGCTGGTATCGCCAGGAAGACCGTCAGCCAGCTCCGTTTTTGTGTAGTTACATGGGACGAAGCGACGGTAAATCAGGTAAGCCATTTCGATTCTTGCTTAACCGCTCGCAAGCGACGGCAGCCAACACGTACTTAATGCTTTACCCAAAACCGCAAGTGGCTTCAGTATTGCGGCAAAGACCAGAAGTTGCCCATCGGGTCTGGGAATGCTTGAATGCCATCCAAACTAATCACATGCTGGATGAGGGTCGGGTTTATGGCGGCGGGCTGCATAAGATGGAGCCAAAAGAGTTGGCCAGGGTATCTGCGCAAGCCATCCAAGATGTGCTTGGACTGACCAATAACGAGTAGCTGTAACCCAAGCCGCATCGTTCTACCCGTACCTTTATAGTGCAGGCCTACTTGCTTGCACCATGGTTGAGAACCTTGGCACCTTTAGAAATTAAGGAGCTTCGTTGAATTCACTGTGATTATTCAAGCCATAGCCAAGTTCAGCTTGCCAGTTCGAAGGCAGGATGCCCAATGACTGATCTCAGCCCCGTTTACACAAAATGCCGTACACCCTCCGCAAAGATGGTCCTTGGCAAAGTTTCTAATCGAGTTCACCACGCCCGCGCCCTCACCCACCCAGCTTGGCGCCTGCCCAGGTCCAGGGTTGGTAATACACGCCCATGTAACGTGAGTCGGCGTTGTCGCTGTTGCGAAACAGCCCAGCCGTTGCCGACCACGTGTTGTCGATACGGTACTCAAAGCCCAGCCCTGGGTTGGCGTTGCGCAGGCCTTTGTCGCTGTCAAAGTGCGCCGAGTAAAACCCGGCGTTGACCCAAAACCGCTCAGCCTCAACTCCCGATGCCGCTGCAATCGTGGGCACGGCGGTCTAAAGCACGACCGCTCTGACGGCCAAAGCCCCGCACAGCGCAACTCGCATTCAGCGCACTCCAATCGACGCCAGCATTCTGATCGCACCCAGCTGGTGTCTTCCCGCTTGCCAGCCAAAAATGATTCCCTGGGTGTTTTGACGCACCGTCTTAACAAGTCGTGGCGACATTTTCTTTGTACGCATTCGAATCGCAATGTCATCAGGCTTAACATCGCAACGCGCACTGACCATCGCTGTACACAAAAGTGGAGCGTACCCACGCAAGTCAAGCTTCGCAATCGCTTCCGCGTTGAGTCCGCCCTCGTGCAACACTTGCCTGAGGATCTCGGGCAAGACGACGAAACTGAGCTCGTCGTTGAGTTCCATGCTCGTCAGCTCGCCGCTTTCTTTGAGCCAGGATATGTACTGGTAGTACGCCTCGGTCTCATCCTGCGTGAGCTTCAGATCCGGCTCAAGCCGTGGTTGTCCCTGCGTCAGAACTTCTTTCAACTTGCGTTCGCACTCAAGGAAATACTTCCGCGCCACACGACCGGCGTCTGAGCGCTCAAGCATCGCGAGTTCTTTGGCCATGTCCAGGCTCAGCCAGAAATCCTGACTTTTTCGATCACCACCATGGGCTTCAACTTGATTCCCCCAAACGGGGGAATCAAGTTGGGTTTTCGCCCGTTCGGGGGAATCAAGTTCACCAACCCCCATCTCCCAAAAGTCCGCACCTGCTTCAAAACCATACCGCGTGATGCGGCTTTTGAGCCAACTCGAAAAATCTCGCCCGACACCCAGCGCCTGGTGCACCGCTTTCGCAGACACAACGAGCCCGCGATCACCGTGCTGCACCACCGTCATCACGTGGCCGTCTTCCGCTGTACCAGTTCCAGCCGTCCCAGCTCCCCGGGCGGCACCAGCACCGCCAGCACCCGTCACTTTTGCCTTCGATCTTGAATTTGCCATGTCAATCACCAAAAAAATAGTAGGACTGACACATTCACACAGCAAATCGACCGCTCCAGCTCAAATAACACGCCTTTCGTCACCTCTCTCGACCGCCCAAATTTGGGCGGTCGTCTGAAAAAAAACCTCAGCCAAAAAAAACCGCCCCCGCCCCATCGGGCGGCCTCTCTCAGTTTGTCTGTTTAGCTAGTCGATCGGGGGCAGCCCGTTGAGCCTGCTGTACCCTTGTAAATTGAGCTTGAGCTCAGATCGGAAGTCGAGCGCCTTTCCCATCTTGACGTGACCCCTGGCAGCATCCGCCAGAAGCTTGTCGTACCTGATGTCAAGTAAATCACCCCCACAATCGAGATCCGCAGCCGAAACGCCGTCAATCTTTAGTGCGCCAATCATGCCTTTAGCCCAGTCATAAACGGTCAAACTCTTGCACAAATCCAGGCTGACACAGTCTGCAAAGTATTCCGAATCTATGGTGTCCCATGCTGACATCTTCCCATCAATGACCTCCCGACCTCGACCATACTGACTCAATGCGTGACCTACCTCGTGCCCTGCGATCAATTGAAGCCCCTGCCATGTATGCCGGTGCAGCATCTTCACACCAATCAGCATTGTCGAACCATCCCATGTGGCCCCCACTGAGCACATCTTCACGTCAGTAATCGGCATCCTCCTCGCCCTCACACAATACCGATAGACCAATTCCTTAAACCTCTCAAACCTTTCCTCAACCTTTAGCCTCTCTTGGCTTGAGAGTTTGCTGAGGTACGTCGCCACAATCATCTCGTCAATCTTTGTATTCATACGTCACCTAATCCATTCGTAATTTTGGAACTATCACTCACCCGCAAGCAGCGTCAACCCAATGGTTTGCATCCGATCTTCAACATCAGCAAATATGCCACGGTGTTTTCTTACCAGTTGCTTCACGCTCAGCCGATCCACTTCCCGGCCGTCCAACACAACCTGCGCCGTCACGTAGGCCAGTTGCGCTTTCTCACGCGGCAGCACCGATTCCCCGGGCCGACCCTCAACTGGTTCCGGCTTTTCGCTCACCCACAACAACACCTCGCCCTCACCAAACCCCACAATCGCCTCGCCAAATCGGTGGCCCAGCGATGCGTTGGGCTTGGGTTTGTTGCTCTCTGTACCGATGTAGGCAGACGTGATGATCTCTCTGTTGTGCCCAAGGGTCCTCGATGCGTCGTAACGCGCTGCCGTTCGGCCCCTCTCGCTTGCCATGTCTTTTGTACCGCCCAGGGTCGATGGCAATACGCCCCGCAGCAGCATGATGTCTTCCGCATGCCCAGCCCTGAGCCCGTGCCCAGTCATCCCCAGGTCCTTCTTCGTCAGGCCCAGTTGGCGGTTCAGCCAGTAATAGCGTTGCTCAGCCTGCGCCAGCGTCACATCGGGCCAAGCCATGGACTCCCAGCGTCGGCACTTGCCCTTGGCGTAATCAAGAATCTGCCGCTGCATCTGCCCGTACTCTCCCTCGCGTATGGCAACTTCACGGTAGCGTCCGTTTTTCGTGATCTCGCCCACCAACTCCAGCTTGTCCCCTTTGTCCGCTTTCCACAGCTTGATGAGCAGCACTTCTTTCTTCCGCAGTCCAAACGCCCTCTCAAGCATCAGCATCGCCGCGTACCGGCTGTCAAGCTCACGGGCCTTGCTAAATAGCTCTGCAATGTCAACTTCGGCCCCTCGCCACGACTTGGATTCTTCGGCAACGGTCTTCACTCGAAACCCCTGCGGCAGCTTGTCAACGTAGCGCTCATCTATCCGGCTAACGTAGTCAGCTAGGTTCGGTTTGCCCAGCCAGTGCATGAACTGCTTCACCCTCGATTTTTGGTTCTGTAGTGTTTTGTTCGACAGCTCTTTTTCGTGCACCCAGCTATCAAACACAGCGTTGGCATGACGCTCGCCCAGGTTCTCACACGATTCAACGATGTACCCCTTGTCGTGCAACGTCCGCGCAAACTGCTTCATCACTTCGATCTGCATACGAAACGTCCTCTCAGACGCAACGGCACCGTTCACACGCGTCCTGCCTTTGGCCTCGCACACAGCCTCTATCGTGGCAATCAGTCGCTTCAGCTTGTTGCTATCACCCATCACGCTCATCTCTGTACTCCGCAAAATTTACTCAGCAGCCCAGGCGGTCACACCCCCTTTAGCCGACAACAGCACCTAACACGGCACAGCTCACCGCCCGGCACCATTTCAACCACCAAAAACACCATAGACACACGACTTAAACGAATCTCTGCTTCAACATGAAAGGTGTGTCCAGCCCTTCCATGCCCCCGGCCCTCACGGGTCTCAGGTGGGTCGTATCGCAATCTCTTGCAACACCACCGTAGGGTCGTCTCATGACCCCAATCGCTCCGGCCCACCCCAAAACGGGCGGATTGGGGACCGGATTCCCCTATTCATTACTGGCTTCAATCTGACCCATGCCATACGCACTTCGTCAGCACCGATTCAACTCACATCGCTATCCCTCTCGGACAGTCCTGCAAGTCCGGGCGCTACCCCGCTTCGGTCAACTTCTCGCTTCTTCACCACCGCCATTCGTCGCAAACTCGCAACTCAAATAGCGTTCTGTTGCTTTGCTGTATTGCTTTCTTCAACGTAAGTCGTTGTTTCCATTACGTTTGCTAAGAAAAAATGGACACTCTGTATTGATCTGTCGTACAGACCCGTAAGTGTGAATTGGGGTATTGCGCCAGGTGGGCAACAAAAAAAACGG contains the following coding sequences:
- a CDS encoding phage integrase N-terminal domain-containing protein, which produces MSVMGDSNKLKRLIATIEAVCEAKGRTRVNGAVASERTFRMQIEVMKQFARTLHDKGYIVESCENLGERHANAVFDSWVHEKELSNKTLQNQKSRVKQFMHWLGKPNLADYVSRIDERYVDKLPQGFRVKTVAEESKSWRGAEVDIAELFSKARELDSRYAAMLMLERAFGLRKKEVLLIKLWKADKGDKLELVGEITKNGRYREVAIREGEYGQMQRQILDYAKGKCRRWESMAWPDVTLAQAEQRYYWLNRQLGLTKKDLGMTGHGLRAGHAEDIMLLRGVLPSTLGGTKDMASERGRTAARYDASRTLGHNREIITSAYIGTESNKPKPNASLGHRFGEAIVGFGEGEVLLWVSEKPEPVEGRPGESVLPREKAQLAYVTAQVVLDGREVDRLSVKQLVRKHRGIFADVEDRMQTIGLTLLAGE
- a CDS encoding antA/AntB antirepressor family protein is translated as MANSRSKAKVTGAGGAGAARGAGTAGTGTAEDGHVMTVVQHGDRGLVVSAKAVHQALGVGRDFSSWLKSRITRYGFEAGADFWEMGVGELDSPERAKTQLDSPVWGNQVEAHGGDRKSQDFWLSLDMAKELAMLERSDAGRVARKYFLECERKLKEVLTQGQPRLEPDLKLTQDETEAYYQYISWLKESGELTSMELNDELSFVVLPEILRQVLHEGGLNAEAIAKLDLRGYAPLLCTAMVSARCDVKPDDIAIRMRTKKMSPRLVKTVRQNTQGIIFGWQAGRHQLGAIRMLASIGVR
- a CDS encoding Eco57I restriction-modification methylase domain-containing protein, which produces MNSLATGEVQSLTILDDLVPQSPASLEDQRLLVQKSLDSQKTGLQRNQMGQFATPTALAREILSYGLTLLPPGDAVRFLDPALGTGSFYSALLNTVGDRQVDVAQGYEIDPHYGLPAQALWRDHDLRIDIADFTSIKPSIDGFNLLICNPPYVRHQHMDALTKKYLLASSKKAAGVKLSGLAGLYVHFMAMSHPWMRDGGIAGWLIPSEFMDVNYGRELKRYLLSEVTLLRIHRFDPNDAQFDDALVSSAVVWFRKQRPQLNHHVNFTYGGTLAAPVLARDVAVADLADETKWTRFPRQSVRLATVGPVLSDLFDIKRGLATGDNGFFILDRQRIEELGLPMNQFRPILPSPRHLQNDEIVADEHGVPLIDRPLFLLDCRLSPEDIQTQFPALWAYLQSGLETVAKAYLCSNRRNGWYRQEDRQPAPFLCSYMGRSDGKSGKPFRFLLNRSQATAANTYLMLYPKPQVASVLRQRPEVAHRVWECLNAIQTNHMLDEGRVYGGGLHKMEPKELARVSAQAIQDVLGLTNNE